In Haloplanus vescus, a single genomic region encodes these proteins:
- a CDS encoding metalloprotease family protein produces the protein MFHETVLIFGVYLLACGVAWILHESAHYAVHRLYAESVSFGVNRRGPYVDAVYAPSAPTVAIRLGSIAPTLVYTPIVVFGIVAYLSSNPVPQLDPVGWSLVVVPLVILTFPSGSDIQACLNASE, from the coding sequence ATGTTCCATGAGACGGTTCTGATATTCGGCGTCTACCTACTCGCGTGTGGTGTCGCGTGGATCCTCCACGAGTCCGCACACTACGCCGTCCACAGGCTCTATGCGGAATCAGTCTCGTTCGGTGTCAATCGACGTGGCCCATACGTCGACGCCGTTTACGCCCCGTCTGCTCCGACGGTCGCTATCCGACTCGGTTCGATCGCACCGACCCTCGTCTATACCCCCATTGTCGTATTTGGCATCGTAGCCTATCTCTCGTCGAATCCAGTTCCACAGCTGGATCCAGTCGGGTGGTCGCTTGTCGTCGTTCCCCTCGTGATTTTGACTTTTCCGAGTGGTTCTGATATCCAAGCGTGTCTCAACGCCTCAGAATAG
- the xseB gene encoding exodeoxyribonuclease VII small subunit — translation MAKDSDIRSRMNRIEEIIDQLDADEVSLDEGSELYEEGQELLTEIRERLHEGQGEVIEIE, via the coding sequence ATGGCGAAAGACTCGGACATCAGGAGTCGGATGAACCGCATCGAAGAGATTATCGACCAACTCGACGCGGATGAGGTGTCACTTGATGAAGGGAGTGAGCTGTACGAGGAAGGGCAGGAGTTGCTGACTGAAATCCGCGAGCGACTCCACGAAGGCCAAGGCGAGGTCATCGAGATCGAATGA